The Paenibacillus tianjinensis genome has a window encoding:
- a CDS encoding Rne/Rng family ribonuclease, with amino-acid sequence MKQMIVHCTQHVTRMALLENGRLVEYAAERDQQQGLVGSYYKGRVMNVLPGMQAAFVDIGQKKNAFLYVDDVLHPHLDKQPEVKPSIDTLLQPGQEIIVQVRKEPRGGKGARVTTHYTLPGRWMVYMPFAEYVGVSKKISRESERNRLKVIGERLRRREEGLIMRTVSEDEQADAVEGDLSFLRAQWEMILRRAEEASAPALLHSDLSIVQRFIRDAYNPQLDELMIDSAKAVREAEAFLAEMAPEGYKPVGFYRGQEPIFTAYGVQEQLLRSFSRKIILEGGATLIWDETEALTVIDVNTAQYTGGATLEETVTRTNLLAAEEIGRLIRLRDTGGIIIVDFIDMELEEHRRQVVERLGRVVSSDRTKTHILGWTHLGLLEMTRKKARHDSASFAPVICQCCGGTGKVGAWLE; translated from the coding sequence ATGAAACAAATGATCGTTCACTGCACGCAGCATGTTACCCGGATGGCTCTTCTGGAGAACGGGCGGCTGGTGGAGTATGCGGCCGAGCGCGATCAGCAGCAAGGGCTGGTCGGCAGTTATTATAAAGGCCGGGTTATGAATGTTCTGCCAGGCATGCAGGCCGCTTTTGTCGATATCGGACAGAAGAAAAATGCTTTTTTATATGTTGATGATGTACTCCATCCACACTTGGACAAGCAGCCGGAGGTAAAGCCCTCCATTGATACACTGCTGCAGCCCGGCCAAGAGATCATCGTTCAGGTCCGCAAAGAGCCCCGCGGCGGCAAAGGAGCCAGGGTGACCACACACTACACACTGCCTGGACGGTGGATGGTGTACATGCCTTTTGCCGAATACGTCGGGGTGTCCAAAAAAATCAGCCGTGAATCGGAACGGAACCGGCTTAAAGTCATCGGCGAAAGACTGCGGCGGCGCGAGGAAGGGCTGATCATGCGGACGGTTTCGGAGGATGAACAGGCGGATGCGGTGGAAGGTGATCTTTCCTTTTTGCGGGCACAGTGGGAAATGATTCTCCGCCGGGCAGAAGAGGCGTCAGCTCCGGCACTGCTGCATTCCGATCTTAGTATTGTTCAGCGTTTTATCCGTGATGCTTACAATCCGCAGCTTGATGAGCTGATGATTGACTCGGCCAAGGCCGTTCGGGAGGCGGAGGCTTTTCTGGCGGAGATGGCCCCCGAGGGGTACAAGCCTGTAGGATTTTACCGTGGACAGGAGCCGATCTTTACCGCGTACGGCGTGCAGGAGCAGCTGCTCCGGAGCTTCAGCCGCAAAATCATCCTTGAGGGCGGAGCAACACTGATCTGGGACGAAACCGAGGCATTGACCGTCATTGATGTCAATACGGCTCAATATACCGGAGGAGCGACACTCGAAGAGACTGTAACACGTACGAATTTGTTAGCTGCTGAGGAGATTGGCCGGCTGATCCGTCTGCGTGATACCGGAGGCATTATTATAGTTGATTTTATTGACATGGAACTGGAAGAACATCGCAGGCAAGTGGTGGAACGGCTGGGGCGGGTGGTCAGCAGCGACCGCACCAAAACGCATATTCTGGGCTGGACCCATCTTGGACTGCTGGAGATGACCCGTAAAAAAGCAAGGCATGACTCGGCAAGCTTCGCCCCGGTGATCTGCCAATGCTGCGGCGGCACGGGCAAGGTCGGGGCCTGGCTGGAGTAA
- a CDS encoding M50 family metallopeptidase, producing MIRILGIQLSLHPLFVLIMLLSVITGQFLELLTLFTIVFIHEMGHVIAALLNGVTVKSVQLLPFGGVAVIEDHGRLTAGREITIALAGPLQNGIMIVMALLLQHAGGGNSAFLAYFIQANAIIALFNLLPVLPLDGGKILQAALSMLAPYYYTLLWSGRVSITASVLVICYALLPLLTGGGLRLNLLMIGAFLLYSNVTDQRNLPYRFVAFLMNREAAYERHLRSGGAARPIVAFSAKPLDDILRLFKRNQYHFIYVMNDDKNVVAVVPEQRLISSYFGI from the coding sequence TTGATTAGGATATTAGGAATCCAGCTGTCGCTGCATCCGCTGTTCGTGCTGATTATGCTCCTCTCTGTCATTACCGGACAGTTCCTGGAACTGCTAACGTTATTTACAATCGTATTTATTCACGAAATGGGACATGTCATTGCCGCTTTGCTGAACGGGGTTACAGTCAAGTCTGTCCAGCTGCTTCCATTTGGAGGGGTGGCTGTTATCGAGGATCACGGACGGCTGACCGCCGGCCGGGAGATTACCATTGCGCTTGCCGGACCACTGCAAAACGGAATTATGATTGTGATGGCTCTTCTCCTGCAGCACGCAGGAGGCGGCAATAGTGCTTTTCTTGCTTATTTTATACAGGCAAATGCCATTATTGCACTTTTTAATCTTTTGCCGGTGCTTCCTCTGGACGGGGGCAAAATCCTTCAGGCTGCGCTTAGTATGCTGGCGCCTTATTATTACACTCTCCTATGGAGCGGCAGAGTGAGCATAACAGCAAGCGTGCTGGTCATTTGCTATGCCCTGCTTCCGCTTTTGACAGGCGGCGGCCTGCGGCTGAACCTGCTGATGATCGGTGCTTTTCTGCTCTATTCGAATGTTACGGATCAGCGTAATTTGCCTTACCGCTTTGTGGCTTTTCTGATGAACAGGGAGGCTGCTTATGAACGGCATTTACGCTCGGGGGGGGCCGCACGTCCTATTGTGGCTTTTTCCGCGAAACCTTTAGATGATATATTGCGTCTATTTAAACGTAATCAATATCATTTTATTTATGTGATGAACGATGATAAAAATGTGGTAGCCGTTGTACCGGAGCAGCGCCTGATCTCTTCCTATTTCGGAATTTAG
- a CDS encoding M23 family metallopeptidase codes for MEQNSGIKGRRKERIRSLLDENPEAAAPPLFTLTDNVTSFKEWGLGQPSETPTGPEPDPELLWKQQRGGWGDEGGGGGTPRFAAGFIRRTIASVLVFGAVWGIFMSREPWAVKAQDFITDVLSNDMDFAAAQVWYETHFNGAPSFIPIFGDDEVPAQKVNASHSLSAPLEGSIVRAFASTLKGVEIMPLADSSGNVTVKSVDTGRVLSVSKEAQGGIRVVVRHTGNITAEYGHLSGTRLSADDWVQSGDTVGWMQETESQDAPLLFFAIMKDKTYIDPAEVVSFD; via the coding sequence ATGGAACAGAATTCAGGCATCAAAGGACGCCGCAAGGAACGTATCCGCAGTCTGCTGGATGAGAACCCGGAAGCAGCGGCACCGCCGCTGTTTACGCTGACCGATAATGTGACGAGCTTTAAAGAATGGGGACTTGGACAGCCAAGCGAGACTCCAACTGGACCGGAGCCCGACCCTGAACTCCTGTGGAAGCAGCAGCGCGGAGGCTGGGGGGACGAGGGGGGCGGAGGTGGTACACCGCGGTTCGCGGCCGGATTCATCCGGAGGACTATCGCAAGTGTCCTTGTATTCGGAGCAGTATGGGGTATCTTCATGTCCCGGGAGCCTTGGGCAGTTAAGGCGCAGGATTTTATTACCGATGTGCTGAGTAATGATATGGATTTTGCAGCTGCACAGGTTTGGTATGAAACACATTTTAACGGTGCGCCCTCCTTTATTCCGATTTTTGGTGACGATGAGGTACCGGCGCAAAAGGTAAATGCCTCGCACAGCTTGAGTGCTCCGCTGGAGGGAAGCATCGTACGCGCCTTCGCTTCCACACTGAAGGGAGTGGAAATTATGCCGTTGGCCGATTCAAGCGGTAATGTCACGGTGAAAAGTGTAGATACGGGCCGTGTGCTCTCTGTATCGAAAGAAGCACAAGGAGGAATCCGCGTGGTGGTTCGCCATACCGGCAATATAACAGCGGAATACGGCCATTTAAGCGGAACCCGACTATCGGCGGATGACTGGGTGCAGAGCGGAGATACTGTCGGCTGGATGCAGGAAACGGAGAGCCAGGATGCGCCGCTGCTTTTTTTTGCAATTATGAAAGACAAGACTTATATTGATCCCGCTGAAGTGGTATCGTTTGATTAG
- the minD gene encoding septum site-determining protein MinD — MGEAIVVTSGKGGVGKTTTTANIGTALALQGKKVCLVDTDIGLRNLDVVMGLENRIIYDLVDVAEGRCRLNQALVKDKRFDELYMLPAAQTKDKTSVTPEQVKDIILELKKEYEYILIDCPAGIEHGFRNAIAGADKAIVVTTPEHAAVRDADRIIGLLEQSSVESPKLVVNRIRPGLVKTGDMLDIEDILQVLNIDLIGIVPDDELVIKAANSGEPTVMNPNSSAAIAYRNIARRILGDAVPLMQLDRKPGAFSKFKKFFGMG, encoded by the coding sequence ATGGGAGAAGCGATTGTCGTAACCTCGGGCAAAGGCGGAGTTGGCAAAACAACCACAACAGCCAACATTGGAACCGCACTTGCATTGCAGGGCAAAAAAGTATGTCTGGTTGATACGGATATCGGACTGCGGAATCTGGATGTAGTTATGGGGCTGGAGAACCGGATCATCTATGACCTTGTCGATGTGGCGGAGGGACGCTGCCGCCTGAATCAGGCGCTGGTCAAGGACAAACGGTTTGATGAACTGTATATGCTGCCGGCTGCACAGACGAAAGACAAGACGTCCGTTACCCCTGAGCAGGTAAAGGATATTATTCTGGAGCTGAAGAAGGAGTACGAATACATCTTGATCGATTGTCCCGCCGGGATCGAGCACGGATTCCGTAATGCGATAGCTGGTGCTGATAAAGCTATTGTGGTTACCACTCCCGAGCATGCGGCTGTAAGAGATGCGGACCGGATTATTGGTCTGCTGGAACAATCCAGTGTAGAATCACCGAAACTGGTGGTCAACCGTATCCGGCCGGGCCTGGTCAAGACGGGAGATATGCTCGATATTGAGGACATCCTTCAAGTGCTCAATATTGACCTGATTGGAATTGTTCCGGATGATGAGCTTGTAATCAAGGCTGCGAACAGCGGGGAACCAACAGTGATGAATCCCAACTCTTCTGCAGCGATTGCTTACCGTAACATCGCGCGGCGTATTCTGGGGGATGCCGTACCGCTCATGCAGCTGGACCGCAAGCCGGGTGCGTTTAGTAAATTCAAGAAATTTTTTGGTATGGGTTAA
- the minC gene encoding septum site-determining protein MinC, which produces MTVKSKHVRIKGIKDGLVFLLDDKCPFEDLLSELRYKLEHSHQNILTGPIVHVDVKLGSRPVTDEDKAAVLEILKSQGNLLIRSIEAVEDQGNVDPEALFLMSGMLRSGQVLHHQGNLLFLGDVNPGGTITCSGDIYILGALRGMAHAGVDGNQDAIIAASLLSPTQLRIADVISRPPDEWGTRESSMEFAYLSSGAMQIDKIHNIVKLRQGLNVFKGV; this is translated from the coding sequence ATGACAGTAAAATCCAAGCATGTAAGGATTAAGGGCATCAAGGACGGCCTGGTATTCCTGCTAGACGACAAGTGTCCCTTTGAAGATCTCTTAAGCGAGCTTCGCTATAAGCTGGAGCACAGCCATCAAAATATTTTAACGGGTCCGATTGTGCACGTGGATGTTAAGCTGGGGAGCCGCCCCGTCACCGATGAAGACAAAGCGGCGGTGCTGGAGATTCTAAAAAGTCAGGGCAATCTGCTGATTCGCTCTATTGAAGCGGTTGAAGATCAAGGCAATGTGGATCCTGAGGCCTTGTTCCTGATGAGCGGTATGCTTCGTTCCGGGCAAGTCCTGCATCACCAGGGCAATCTGTTATTTCTAGGCGATGTGAATCCGGGAGGAACAATTACCTGTTCAGGTGATATTTATATTCTCGGAGCACTCAGAGGCATGGCTCATGCCGGGGTGGACGGCAATCAGGATGCGATTATTGCCGCTTCTTTATTGTCACCGACACAGCTGCGGATCGCCGACGTCATTAGCCGGCCTCCGGATGAATGGGGAACTCGGGAGAGCAGCATGGAATTTGCCTATTTATCGAGCGGCGCTATGCAGATCGACAAAATTCATAATATAGTCAAATTACGTCAGGGTTTAAATGTGTTTAAAGGAGTGTAG
- the mreD gene encoding rod shape-determining protein MreD, whose protein sequence is MRMRRSVLVLLLFLLFILQGTILPWLLPDAWELRIIPNLVFIVILFVTIYHHRHTALILGLSFGMLHDIVYYGRILGAHSFAMGLSAYLIGLIFQIPRAPLPLMMTVVLLGSLLEDSILFAIYSVFNLNQEPYNWALLNYMLPTMLFHFAVGLLLYIPVRRQLELLKKETRKEEPA, encoded by the coding sequence GTGAGGATGCGCAGATCTGTTCTTGTACTGTTATTGTTTCTTTTATTTATTCTTCAGGGCACCATTCTACCCTGGCTGCTTCCGGATGCCTGGGAATTGCGGATTATTCCTAATCTTGTTTTTATCGTTATCCTGTTTGTGACGATCTACCATCACCGGCATACGGCACTTATCTTAGGACTGTCTTTCGGCATGCTGCATGATATTGTTTACTACGGCAGAATTCTGGGTGCCCATTCCTTCGCAATGGGGCTATCCGCTTATTTGATTGGACTAATCTTCCAGATTCCGCGGGCTCCGCTTCCGCTGATGATGACCGTTGTGCTGCTTGGCAGTCTGCTGGAGGACAGCATCCTGTTTGCGATTTACAGTGTGTTCAATCTCAATCAGGAGCCCTATAACTGGGCGCTTCTGAACTATATGCTTCCAACCATGCTCTTTCATTTTGCCGTTGGATTACTCTTATACATTCCGGTAAGGCGTCAGCTGGAATTGTTGAAGAAAGAGACCCGCAAGGAAGAACCGGCATAA